A genomic segment from Modestobacter roseus encodes:
- a CDS encoding universal stress protein, whose product MSSTAGRSPDIVVAVDGSPSAQEALRWAVGQAEATGGELHAVTAWHQPETYGWGVVVDGVDWAENGRAVLDQALAATLDPAAAAAVHRHVVEGHAVQVLLDAAADADLLVVGSRGHGGFTGMLLGSVSQHLVAHSPCPVVVVRAGRRDAETQPATAG is encoded by the coding sequence GTGAGCAGCACCGCCGGACGCAGCCCGGATATCGTCGTCGCCGTGGACGGGTCGCCGTCCGCGCAGGAGGCCCTGCGCTGGGCCGTGGGCCAGGCCGAGGCCACCGGCGGCGAGCTGCACGCGGTCACGGCGTGGCACCAGCCGGAGACCTACGGCTGGGGCGTCGTCGTCGACGGCGTCGACTGGGCGGAGAACGGTCGGGCGGTGCTCGACCAGGCGCTGGCGGCGACGCTCGACCCGGCCGCGGCCGCCGCGGTGCACCGGCACGTCGTCGAGGGCCACGCCGTGCAGGTGCTGCTGGACGCGGCCGCGGACGCGGATCTGCTGGTCGTCGGCAGCCGCGGGCACGGCGGGTTCACCGGCATGCTGCTGGGCTCGGTGAGCCAGCACCTGGTGGCCCACTCCCCCTGCCCAGTCGTCGTCGTCCGGGCCGGCCGCCGCGACGCCGAGACGCAGCCGGCCACGGCCGGCTGA
- a CDS encoding HAD-IC family P-type ATPase codes for MGAVRSTSRGAIDVQEPGGPPERPRTPDTGLRAGDVATRVAAGQTNATTVRTSRTIGEIVRANVLTFFNGLLVALFVLVALTGRWQNALFGGVVVANAAVGIVQELRAKRTLDRLAVLNAPRARVLRDGAERELPVAEVVLDDLLALRAGDQVPADGVVRDCTGLTVDESLLTGESEPVVKAAGDPVMSGSIVVAGRGLAQTTAVGDDSYAARLATEARRFTTTHSELVSATDRLLRWISLTLLVVGPAVLWSQFRTPDNDSWQDAVTGTVAALVGMVPEGLVLLTTLAFGVATVSLARRATLVQELPAVEGLARVDVVCLDKTGTLTHGDVRVDELIPLTPAAGEAPAALGVLAAADPANATAAALGTAFPTSGPGPLDVVPFSSARKWSAVRTPDAVSWVLGAPEMVLPAADSVTEAAARSRADDLAAQGRRVLLLARSAAPWTVHGEEPVLPPDLVPVALVVLAEHLREDAAEVLRYFTDQGVALTVISGDNPRTVGAVAAAVGVPGVAGAGDAVDARTLPDDADELAQVMEERSVFGRVTPHQKRAMVAALQRRGHVVAMTGDGVNDALALKDADIGVAMGNGSPATRAVAQLVLLDGRFAHLPEAVAEGRRVIANIERAASLFLVKNVYSLVLALITVVTLGAYPLAPIQLTLISTLTIGVPGFFLALAPNRRRYLPGFLRRVLAFSLPTGVLIGAAAYAGYALSRWLVPDAGTAGARTTATVAVLVMALWTLGVLARPLTAAKVGLLVAMGGLAVVAVGVPAVAESIVLLEVTAPSLVVGLAVGAAGALLVEVVHRLPSTSAR; via the coding sequence GTGGGTGCGGTGCGGTCGACCAGCCGGGGTGCCATCGACGTGCAGGAGCCCGGCGGCCCGCCGGAGCGACCCAGGACACCGGACACCGGCCTCCGCGCCGGCGACGTCGCCACGCGGGTGGCCGCCGGGCAGACCAACGCCACCACGGTGCGGACGAGCCGGACGATCGGCGAGATCGTCCGGGCCAACGTCCTCACCTTCTTCAACGGTCTGCTCGTCGCGTTGTTCGTGCTCGTGGCCCTGACCGGCCGGTGGCAGAACGCGCTGTTCGGTGGCGTCGTCGTCGCGAACGCGGCGGTCGGCATCGTCCAGGAGCTGCGGGCGAAGCGGACGCTGGACCGGCTGGCGGTGCTCAACGCCCCGCGTGCCCGGGTGCTGCGCGACGGTGCCGAGCGGGAGCTCCCGGTGGCCGAGGTGGTGCTCGACGACCTGCTCGCGTTGCGTGCCGGCGACCAGGTGCCGGCCGACGGCGTGGTCCGTGACTGCACCGGGCTGACGGTCGACGAGTCGCTGCTCACCGGGGAGTCCGAGCCGGTGGTCAAGGCGGCCGGCGACCCGGTCATGTCCGGGTCGATCGTCGTCGCCGGGCGTGGGCTGGCGCAGACGACCGCGGTCGGCGACGACTCCTACGCCGCCCGGCTGGCCACCGAGGCCCGCCGCTTCACCACCACCCACTCCGAGCTGGTGTCCGCGACCGACCGGCTGCTGCGCTGGATCTCGCTCACCCTGCTCGTCGTCGGCCCGGCCGTGCTGTGGAGCCAGTTCCGCACGCCGGACAACGACAGCTGGCAGGATGCCGTGACCGGCACGGTCGCCGCCCTGGTCGGCATGGTCCCCGAGGGGCTCGTGCTGCTCACCACGCTGGCCTTCGGGGTCGCCACGGTGTCCCTCGCCCGCCGCGCCACGCTGGTGCAGGAGCTGCCGGCCGTCGAGGGGCTGGCCCGGGTGGACGTCGTCTGCCTGGACAAGACCGGCACGCTCACCCACGGGGACGTGCGCGTCGACGAGCTGATCCCGCTCACCCCCGCTGCCGGCGAGGCACCCGCGGCCCTCGGGGTGCTGGCCGCCGCCGACCCGGCGAACGCCACCGCCGCCGCGCTCGGCACCGCCTTCCCGACGTCCGGGCCGGGACCGCTGGACGTCGTGCCGTTCTCCTCCGCCCGCAAGTGGTCCGCCGTGCGGACGCCGGACGCGGTGTCGTGGGTGCTGGGGGCGCCGGAGATGGTGCTGCCCGCCGCGGACTCCGTCACCGAGGCGGCGGCGAGGAGCCGGGCCGACGACCTGGCGGCCCAGGGGCGGCGGGTGCTGCTGCTCGCCCGGTCGGCCGCGCCCTGGACGGTGCACGGCGAGGAGCCGGTCCTCCCGCCGGACCTGGTGCCCGTCGCGCTGGTGGTGCTGGCGGAGCACCTGCGGGAGGACGCCGCGGAGGTGCTCCGGTACTTCACCGACCAGGGCGTGGCGCTCACGGTGATCTCCGGGGACAACCCGAGGACCGTCGGGGCCGTGGCGGCCGCGGTCGGCGTCCCGGGCGTGGCCGGCGCGGGCGACGCCGTCGACGCGCGCACGCTGCCCGACGACGCCGACGAGCTGGCCCAGGTCATGGAGGAGCGCAGCGTCTTCGGCCGGGTGACGCCGCACCAGAAGCGGGCCATGGTGGCCGCCCTGCAGCGGCGCGGGCACGTGGTCGCGATGACCGGGGACGGCGTCAACGACGCGCTCGCGCTGAAGGACGCCGACATCGGGGTGGCGATGGGGAACGGGTCACCGGCCACCCGCGCCGTGGCGCAGCTGGTGCTGCTGGACGGCCGGTTCGCGCACCTGCCGGAGGCGGTGGCCGAGGGACGGCGGGTGATCGCCAACATCGAGCGGGCGGCGAGCCTGTTCCTGGTCAAGAACGTGTACTCGCTCGTGCTGGCGCTGATCACCGTGGTGACCCTGGGCGCCTACCCGCTCGCGCCGATCCAGCTGACCCTGATCTCGACCCTGACGATCGGGGTGCCCGGCTTCTTCCTGGCGCTGGCGCCGAACCGGCGGCGTTACCTGCCCGGGTTCCTCCGCCGGGTGCTGGCCTTCTCCCTGCCCACCGGTGTGCTGATCGGTGCCGCGGCCTACGCCGGCTACGCGCTCAGCCGCTGGCTGGTGCCCGATGCCGGCACGGCGGGCGCGCGCACGACGGCGACCGTCGCGGTGCTGGTCATGGCGTTGTGGACGCTGGGTGTCCTGGCCCGTCCGCTCACCGCCGCGAAGGTCGGCCTGCTGGTCGCGATGGGCGGGCTCGCGGTCGTGGCCGTCGGCGTGCCGGCGGTCGCGGAGTCCATCGTCCTGCTCGAGGTGACCGCGCCGTCGCTGGTCGTCGGACTGGCGGTCGGGGCGGCCGGCGCGCTGCTGGTCGAGGTCGTCCACCGCCTGCCGTCCACGTCCGCGCGCTGA
- a CDS encoding metal-sensitive transcriptional regulator, whose amino-acid sequence MNIPQGELADVVKRLRRIEGQIGGIVKMIEDGRDCSAVVTQLAAASKALSKAGFAVVSTGMRHCSTTEDAEARELDLRELERLFLSLA is encoded by the coding sequence GTGAACATCCCCCAGGGTGAGCTCGCCGACGTGGTCAAGCGCCTGCGGCGCATCGAGGGCCAGATCGGCGGCATCGTGAAGATGATCGAGGACGGCCGGGACTGCTCGGCCGTCGTCACCCAGCTGGCGGCGGCCTCGAAGGCCCTGAGCAAGGCCGGCTTCGCCGTCGTGTCGACCGGGATGCGTCACTGCTCCACGACGGAGGACGCCGAGGCACGTGAGCTGGACCTGCGCGAGCTCGAACGCCTCTTCCTCTCCCTGGCCTGA
- a CDS encoding SDR family NAD(P)-dependent oxidoreductase gives MVNVSSTAGLTGYAGITGYVAAKWGLRGLTRAAALEFAPDGIRVCSVHPGSIRTPMTAGLDAGTVAGQPIERFGEPAEVARMMAFIAGEATFSTGSEFVVDGGATAGVTTVLPGRPS, from the coding sequence GTGGTGAACGTGTCCTCGACCGCCGGGCTCACCGGGTACGCGGGGATCACCGGCTACGTGGCGGCGAAGTGGGGCCTCCGCGGGCTGACGAGGGCGGCGGCGCTGGAGTTCGCGCCGGACGGCATCCGGGTCTGCTCGGTGCACCCGGGCTCGATCCGTACGCCGATGACCGCTGGGCTGGACGCCGGCACGGTGGCCGGGCAGCCGATCGAGCGTTTCGGCGAACCGGCGGAGGTCGCCCGGATGATGGCGTTCATCGCCGGGGAGGCCACCTTCTCCACCGGCAGTGAGTTCGTCGTCGACGGCGGCGCGACCGCCGGCGTGACCACGGTGCTCCCGGGGCGGCCGTCATGA
- a CDS encoding SDR family NAD(P)-dependent oxidoreductase, whose amino-acid sequence METGQQLSGQVALVTGGARGIGAAVAELFVARGAQVVVADVLDDEGGQLAGVLGAAARYTHLDVTDPGESRVALADTESAVGPEAGSW is encoded by the coding sequence GTGGAGACAGGACAGCAGCTGAGCGGACAGGTCGCCCTGGTGACGGGGGGAGCGCGGGGCATCGGGGCCGCGGTCGCCGAGCTCTTCGTCGCCCGCGGTGCGCAGGTGGTGGTCGCCGATGTGCTGGACGACGAGGGCGGGCAGCTCGCCGGCGTACTGGGGGCAGCGGCGCGGTACACCCACCTGGACGTCACCGACCCCGGCGAGTCGCGCGTCGCCTTGGCGGACACCGAGTCGGCGGTCGGGCCGGAGGCGGGGTCGTGGTGA
- a CDS encoding universal stress protein: MGTLQHHADQPVIPTSPVSRLGPAARVHRYVVAGHPAPALVAAAEDADLLVVGSRGRGGSTGLLLGSVRP; the protein is encoded by the coding sequence ATGGGCACGCTGCAGCACCACGCAGATCAGCCGGTCATCCCGACGTCCCCGGTCTCCCGTCTCGGCCCGGCCGCGCGGGTGCACCGGTACGTCGTCGCGGGCCACCCGGCGCCGGCCCTCGTCGCGGCGGCCGAGGACGCCGACCTGCTGGTCGTGGGCAGCCGGGGGCGCGGCGGGTCCACCGGGCTGCTGCTCGGGTCGGTCCGGCCGTGA
- a CDS encoding PLDc N-terminal domain-containing protein, with the protein MQLSLATTAWADLATRPADQVNGSKARWAAVIAINWVGPLAWFRWGRRPGAPRG; encoded by the coding sequence GTGCAGCTCTCCCTGGCCACGACCGCCTGGGCCGACCTGGCCACCCGGCCGGCCGACCAGGTGAACGGCAGCAAGGCCCGCTGGGCCGCGGTGATCGCGATCAACTGGGTCGGGCCACTCGCCTGGTTCCGCTGGGGCCGCCGGCCCGGGGCGCCGCGCGGATGA